One window of the Sphaerochaeta associata genome contains the following:
- a CDS encoding pseudouridine synthase yields the protein MNTVPSLALVYEDPFLLIVDKPELLPTVPLKDDPLDKPTLLGLVASSYPEVLSVEGKNAWEGGVLHRLDTPTSGLVVIARTKEAYTALQAIGKAELFVKEYRCRSSQRPEAQLPAFPPFPYEDPVSCGGREVTIGSLFRHYGDNRRQVRPVLADSPKHLLDKSTGTWYMTKVWYTGEEEGASTFTCRLTSGFRHQVRVHMAWSGHPIDGDAVYHGKVQQHLALRAVAVEFPHPITSQTMEIRIDS from the coding sequence ATGAATACTGTCCCATCCTTGGCACTCGTGTATGAAGACCCCTTTCTTCTGATCGTGGATAAACCTGAGCTGTTGCCTACAGTCCCTCTCAAGGATGATCCATTGGATAAACCAACCCTGTTGGGACTGGTAGCCTCTTCATACCCTGAAGTGCTCTCGGTGGAAGGCAAGAATGCCTGGGAGGGCGGAGTGCTTCACCGCCTTGACACCCCGACGAGCGGCTTGGTGGTCATAGCCAGAACCAAGGAAGCATACACTGCACTGCAGGCGATTGGAAAAGCCGAGCTCTTTGTAAAGGAGTATCGGTGTCGCAGCTCGCAGAGACCCGAAGCACAGCTTCCCGCTTTCCCCCCGTTTCCCTATGAGGATCCGGTCTCTTGTGGTGGTCGGGAGGTGACCATTGGAAGCTTGTTCCGTCACTACGGCGACAACCGTAGACAGGTGAGGCCGGTGCTTGCAGACAGCCCAAAGCATCTGCTTGATAAGTCAACAGGAACCTGGTACATGACCAAGGTGTGGTATACAGGAGAAGAAGAGGGAGCCTCGACGTTCACCTGCCGGCTCACCTCGGGATTTCGTCACCAAGTCAGGGTGCATATGGCATGGAGCGGTCATCCGATAGACGGCGACGCCGTCTATCATGGGAAAGTGCAGCAGCATCTCGCCTTGCGGGCGGTTGCCGTTGAATTCCCTCATCCGATAACATCGCAAACCATGGAAATTCGAATAGATTCTTAA
- a CDS encoding PHP domain-containing protein — protein MQVKLDLHNHSCLSPCANDDFTPALLAVEAMEQGIQILALTDHNSARNLPAFSEACQLCEILPLFGLEVSTVEDVHVLTLFSRIEDALEFGSFIEFLLPAQKNRPDIFGNQLVVDIEGKVLETVDKLLVSSTSLAFSDVVEEALSRDALVIPAHIDRYANSVLANLGFLPDLRYSALEAIHLPVHADTHNLAILTGSDAHCLEQVGRRSCFLEMEEISYEALKRSLALPSSVTYHRI, from the coding sequence ATGCAGGTAAAGCTTGACCTCCATAATCACAGTTGCCTCTCACCCTGTGCGAACGACGATTTTACCCCTGCCCTGCTGGCAGTGGAGGCGATGGAACAAGGGATACAGATTCTTGCCTTGACCGACCACAACAGCGCCCGCAATCTGCCCGCTTTCAGTGAGGCTTGCCAATTGTGCGAAATACTTCCCTTATTCGGCCTGGAAGTTTCCACTGTTGAGGACGTGCATGTACTTACCCTCTTTTCCCGGATCGAGGACGCACTCGAGTTTGGGTCGTTCATCGAGTTCCTGCTGCCCGCCCAAAAAAACCGGCCGGACATATTCGGTAATCAGCTGGTGGTGGATATCGAGGGGAAAGTACTTGAGACGGTGGACAAGCTCTTGGTCAGTTCCACCTCCCTTGCATTCAGCGATGTAGTGGAGGAAGCGCTCAGCAGGGATGCCCTGGTAATCCCCGCCCATATCGACCGATATGCCAACAGTGTGCTTGCAAACCTTGGATTTCTCCCCGATCTGAGATACTCGGCGCTGGAGGCAATCCATCTCCCCGTCCATGCCGATACCCATAATCTGGCGATTCTTACAGGTTCGGACGCCCATTGCCTCGAGCAGGTGGGAAGACGAAGTTGTTTCCTTGAGATGGAGGAAATCAGCTATGAAGCCTTGAAGAGAAGCCTTGCGCTGCCATCCTCGGTCACGTACCACCGGATATAA
- a CDS encoding aminopeptidase, giving the protein MADPREQKLAELLVTYSVQLQKGESCLINAVDIPTSMTEALIKAVYAAGGYPVVNLWNQRIERAMCEDATEHSLAKWADVDTYRMKQMDAFIGIRGIANVRELATIAEKTNLASKYYNTPVHMKTRLTQTKWVVLRYPTEVMAMQAGKGTVEFEEFFYKVCTQVDYNAMAAAMAEAKTFLDTVDRVHIKAKNTDLTFSVKGMPWVPCAGRMNIPDGEIYSCPVKDSVNGTITYNAESTYHGHCFKDVSFTFKDGKIIEAHADDDALLNDILDIDEGARYIGEFALGCNPGILEPMDNTLFDEKIFGSIHFTPGNAYEDCDNTNRSAVHWDLVQIQRPEYGGGEMYFDDVLVRKDGIFVHPRLTCLNLSL; this is encoded by the coding sequence ATGGCAGATCCAAGAGAACAGAAGTTGGCAGAACTTCTCGTCACATATTCGGTACAGCTTCAGAAAGGCGAATCGTGTCTCATCAACGCTGTCGATATTCCCACCAGCATGACTGAAGCCCTCATCAAGGCTGTCTATGCCGCTGGGGGGTACCCGGTGGTAAACCTATGGAACCAACGCATCGAGCGGGCGATGTGTGAAGATGCAACCGAGCATTCGCTTGCCAAGTGGGCCGATGTCGACACCTACCGCATGAAGCAGATGGATGCCTTCATCGGCATCCGCGGTATCGCAAATGTACGCGAGCTTGCAACCATTGCAGAGAAAACGAACTTGGCAAGCAAGTATTACAATACCCCGGTACACATGAAGACCCGCCTTACCCAGACCAAGTGGGTGGTGCTTCGCTATCCGACCGAGGTCATGGCGATGCAGGCGGGAAAGGGTACGGTGGAGTTTGAAGAGTTCTTCTACAAAGTCTGCACCCAAGTCGACTACAATGCCATGGCCGCTGCGATGGCGGAAGCCAAAACCTTCTTGGACACCGTCGACCGGGTTCACATCAAGGCGAAGAACACCGATCTTACCTTTTCGGTCAAAGGCATGCCATGGGTTCCCTGCGCCGGGAGAATGAATATTCCCGACGGGGAGATCTACTCCTGCCCGGTCAAGGACTCGGTCAACGGAACCATTACCTACAACGCCGAGAGCACCTATCACGGCCATTGTTTCAAGGATGTGAGCTTCACGTTCAAGGATGGTAAAATCATCGAGGCGCATGCCGATGACGATGCGCTGCTCAATGACATTCTTGACATCGATGAAGGTGCGCGCTACATCGGGGAGTTCGCCCTGGGGTGCAACCCTGGTATTCTCGAACCGATGGACAACACGCTGTTTGATGAGAAAATTTTCGGATCGATTCACTTTACCCCCGGCAACGCATATGAGGATTGCGACAACACCAACCGCAGTGCAGTGCACTGGGATCTGGTGCAGATCCAGAGACCTGAATACGGCGGAGGGGAGATGTATTTTGATGATGTTTTGGTCCGAAAGGACGGAATATTCGTCCATCCCAGGCTTACCTGTTTGAATCTTTCTCTCTAG
- a CDS encoding DUF362 domain-containing protein, with protein MAYKITDACVACGTCQPECPTGAISEGDIYVIDADACIDCGTCADVCPTAAIIQG; from the coding sequence ATGGCTTACAAAATCACTGATGCTTGCGTGGCTTGCGGTACCTGCCAGCCCGAATGCCCGACCGGTGCTATCTCTGAAGGCGATATCTATGTAATCGACGCTGATGCATGCATCGATTGCGGCACTTGTGCCGATGTCTGCCCCACAGCAGCTATCATCCAAGGCTAA
- the xseA gene encoding exodeoxyribonuclease VII large subunit, with translation MDNLLQTELSVSELTGLIKQTLEQGFYGLKVSGEISNFRPSSTGHWFFTLKDASCSISAVMFKGSTWKVDFAPQEGDKVIVTGGLDVYGARGTYQLKCDSMEKAGFGQILAMLEMRKRQYAALGYFDEKNKKPIPKRPLRVGVVTSPTGAALQDILNILQRRAPSVDVLVLPATVQGESAAPSIANRIQQANNLLLCDVLIVGRGGGSIEDLLPFSEECVIKAIHESQIPIVSAVGHEIDWALSDFVADLRAPTPSAAAELVSQGYLDSRNQVGNLRTQLLKSMESRLALAESKLKRFDTKAMGMRIKNIINTKEYLLANATNNIVTAQNQLLKSYSGRAELAIRELQALSPLAILARGYAVVQNQEGRLVASKEQAVPGSLLTLTFTDGCRKALVKE, from the coding sequence ATGGATAACCTGCTGCAAACCGAGCTCTCTGTCTCCGAGCTTACCGGCCTGATCAAACAAACCCTCGAGCAGGGTTTTTACGGCTTGAAGGTCAGCGGTGAAATTTCCAACTTCCGCCCATCCTCCACCGGCCACTGGTTCTTCACCCTCAAGGATGCGTCCTGCTCCATCAGTGCAGTCATGTTCAAAGGCTCGACGTGGAAGGTTGACTTCGCCCCTCAGGAAGGGGATAAGGTGATAGTCACCGGCGGCCTGGATGTATACGGGGCGCGGGGAACCTATCAGCTGAAGTGCGACAGCATGGAAAAAGCCGGATTCGGGCAGATTCTCGCCATGCTGGAGATGCGTAAGCGCCAGTATGCTGCATTGGGGTATTTCGACGAAAAAAATAAAAAGCCCATTCCCAAGCGTCCCCTTCGGGTCGGGGTGGTGACCAGTCCCACTGGAGCAGCCTTGCAGGATATTCTGAATATACTGCAGAGAAGGGCACCCTCGGTCGATGTGCTGGTCCTTCCTGCCACCGTCCAAGGGGAGAGTGCAGCCCCCTCCATTGCAAATCGAATCCAACAAGCCAATAATCTGCTGCTCTGCGATGTTCTGATCGTCGGGCGCGGCGGCGGCTCGATTGAAGATCTGCTGCCCTTCAGCGAGGAGTGTGTGATTAAGGCCATCCACGAATCCCAGATTCCCATCGTCAGTGCTGTCGGGCACGAGATCGACTGGGCTCTCTCGGACTTCGTCGCAGACTTACGTGCCCCCACCCCTTCTGCTGCTGCAGAGCTGGTCAGCCAAGGCTATCTGGATTCTCGCAACCAAGTGGGGAACCTACGTACGCAGTTGCTGAAAAGCATGGAGAGTCGACTTGCGCTGGCAGAGAGCAAACTCAAGCGCTTCGACACCAAGGCGATGGGGATGAGGATCAAGAACATCATCAATACCAAGGAGTATTTACTGGCAAATGCCACTAATAATATAGTCACAGCCCAGAACCAACTGCTGAAATCTTATAGCGGGCGGGCCGAACTGGCCATCAGAGAGTTGCAAGCCCTCAGCCCCCTTGCTATACTTGCCCGAGGCTATGCGGTCGTACAAAACCAGGAAGGACGGCTTGTTGCATCCAAAGAGCAAGCCGTGCCTGGATCTCTGCTGACGCTGACATTCACCGATGGATGCCGAAAGGCGCTTGTAAAGGAGTAA
- a CDS encoding Bax inhibitor-1/YccA family protein, with protein MSERNSSILQNVATRERTILKNVYLWMTAGLGLTALVAFFVASNPSLLRALVGNTMGFLLIVVGQFALVFYLSARLDRMSQASAIGAFLAYSALNGIMLSTIFAVYAGVVIYKTFFTTALMFGGMSLYAMTTKRDLNKFGSYLVMGLWGLIIASLINMFLGSSGLDYLISFIGVGIFLGLTAWDTQKIIRMNEQYGSGIDEETFTKLSIIGALTLYLDFLNLFLFLLRIFGRSNNR; from the coding sequence ATGTCAGAACGAAACTCTTCAATACTCCAGAATGTGGCGACGCGTGAGCGAACCATCCTAAAAAATGTATACCTTTGGATGACTGCAGGCCTGGGTCTTACCGCCTTGGTTGCCTTCTTTGTGGCCAGCAATCCCTCTCTACTCAGGGCCCTGGTCGGAAACACCATGGGATTTCTTCTAATTGTCGTAGGACAATTCGCCTTGGTATTCTACCTCTCGGCACGGTTGGACAGAATGAGTCAGGCCAGTGCCATCGGAGCATTCCTGGCATATTCCGCCTTGAACGGCATTATGCTCAGTACCATATTCGCCGTCTATGCCGGAGTGGTGATTTACAAGACCTTCTTTACCACCGCCCTTATGTTCGGCGGGATGAGCCTCTATGCAATGACCACAAAGCGCGATCTGAATAAGTTTGGTTCGTATCTTGTCATGGGCCTGTGGGGTCTGATCATTGCATCCCTGATCAATATGTTCTTGGGCTCATCCGGCCTGGATTATCTGATCAGCTTCATCGGCGTCGGTATCTTCCTCGGTCTTACCGCATGGGATACACAAAAGATCATCAGAATGAACGAGCAGTATGGTTCGGGAATCGACGAAGAGACCTTCACAAAGCTCAGCATCATCGGAGCTCTTACGCTCTATCTCGACTTTTTGAACCTTTTCCTTTTCCTTTTACGAATTTTCGGTCGTTCGAACAATCGATGA
- a CDS encoding ammonium transporter, whose amino-acid sequence MYVSVDTLWVLLGTVLVFFMQAGFAMVETGFTRAKNAGNIIMKNLMDFCLGSAAFWIIGFGLMFGLNGGGSALPLVGVPDFFILRDYGSAVPSYAFIMFQTVFCATAATIVSGAMAERTKFVSYCLYSVAISALIYPISGHWIWGGGWLSTLGFHDFAGSTAVHMVGGVAAFWGAKIIGPRIGKYDSNKKAQAIPGHSLTLGALGVFILWFCWFGFNGGSTLSLDSSESQVSAAMIFFNTNLAAAFAAIATMLLTWWRYKKPDVSMTLNGALAGLVAITAGCDAVSPFGSAIIGIISGIVIVFAVEFFEKVAHIDDPVGAISVHGICGALGTLLVGVFAVDGGLFYGGGFAMLGIQALGVGSVMLWVSVTMIGLFLLLKKTVGLRVSHAEEIAGLDLKEHGLCSSYADFMPAVPSVLGTLVTEELAIPVTEVPPVQKPSREAPMTKVVIVSRQSKFNELKEALNAIGVMGMTVTQVMGCGMQKGQKEYYRGVAVSPTLLPKMQLETVVSKVPVRAVIEAAKKALYTGHIGDGKIFVYTVDNVVKVRTGEEGYDALQDEIIPE is encoded by the coding sequence ATGTACGTATCGGTGGACACGCTCTGGGTCTTGTTGGGGACGGTGCTCGTGTTTTTCATGCAAGCAGGTTTTGCCATGGTGGAGACTGGTTTCACCCGGGCGAAGAATGCCGGCAACATCATCATGAAAAACCTCATGGACTTTTGTCTGGGTAGTGCTGCGTTCTGGATCATCGGCTTCGGACTGATGTTCGGGTTGAATGGGGGAGGCAGTGCCCTGCCCTTGGTAGGAGTGCCGGATTTTTTCATCCTTCGCGATTACGGATCGGCCGTGCCCTCCTATGCCTTCATTATGTTTCAGACAGTCTTCTGCGCCACGGCGGCAACCATTGTCAGCGGGGCAATGGCTGAACGAACCAAGTTCGTCTCCTACTGCCTCTACTCAGTTGCCATCAGCGCCTTGATCTATCCGATAAGCGGACATTGGATCTGGGGCGGCGGTTGGCTCTCAACGCTTGGGTTTCATGACTTTGCCGGTTCTACTGCAGTTCATATGGTAGGTGGAGTTGCAGCCTTCTGGGGGGCGAAGATCATCGGACCGAGAATTGGTAAGTACGACAGCAATAAGAAAGCACAGGCGATTCCTGGTCACAGCCTCACCTTGGGAGCCTTGGGTGTGTTCATCCTCTGGTTCTGTTGGTTCGGTTTCAATGGTGGTTCGACGCTCAGTCTCGATAGCAGTGAAAGCCAAGTCAGTGCGGCAATGATTTTCTTCAATACCAATCTGGCCGCAGCCTTTGCAGCCATTGCAACCATGCTCCTGACGTGGTGGAGGTATAAGAAACCCGATGTATCGATGACCCTCAACGGAGCACTCGCCGGCTTGGTTGCAATAACCGCAGGCTGTGATGCAGTCTCTCCTTTCGGCTCTGCCATCATTGGGATCATCAGCGGCATAGTCATTGTATTCGCCGTTGAATTCTTTGAAAAGGTTGCTCACATCGATGATCCGGTCGGTGCCATTTCGGTGCATGGAATCTGCGGGGCGCTCGGAACGCTTCTTGTTGGAGTATTCGCTGTAGATGGAGGTCTGTTCTACGGCGGAGGGTTTGCAATGCTCGGTATTCAGGCACTGGGAGTCGGATCGGTCATGCTGTGGGTATCGGTGACCATGATCGGTTTGTTTCTGCTTCTGAAGAAGACCGTAGGGCTTCGTGTATCTCATGCAGAGGAGATAGCAGGACTCGATCTGAAAGAGCATGGGCTCTGTTCAAGCTATGCCGACTTCATGCCCGCCGTACCATCGGTGCTCGGCACCCTTGTGACGGAGGAACTTGCAATTCCTGTAACAGAGGTTCCTCCTGTACAGAAACCCAGCCGCGAGGCTCCGATGACCAAGGTGGTCATCGTCAGCAGGCAGAGCAAGTTCAATGAGCTCAAGGAAGCCTTGAATGCAATAGGAGTCATGGGTATGACGGTAACCCAGGTCATGGGCTGCGGAATGCAAAAGGGCCAGAAGGAGTATTACCGAGGTGTTGCGGTCTCCCCGACCCTGTTGCCGAAAATGCAGCTTGAGACGGTTGTCAGCAAGGTCCCTGTACGGGCGGTCATCGAGGCTGCCAAGAAGGCACTCTATACCGGTCATATCGGCGATGGCAAGATCTTTGTGTACACGGTGGACAATGTGGTCAAGGTTCGTACCGGCGAAGAGGGCTACGACGCACTGCAGGATGAGATTATTCCAGAATAA
- the xseB gene encoding exodeoxyribonuclease VII small subunit: MSFETDISRIEEIAQKLNASDTSLEESIALFEEGMRLAKALEKALAEAKRSVEIVLGEDPREAEIKAL; this comes from the coding sequence ATGAGTTTTGAAACTGATATTTCCAGAATCGAGGAGATCGCCCAAAAGCTCAACGCCTCCGACACCTCCCTCGAAGAGAGCATTGCACTCTTCGAAGAAGGAATGCGGCTTGCAAAGGCTTTGGAAAAAGCCCTTGCCGAGGCCAAGCGCAGCGTAGAGATTGTGTTGGGAGAAGACCCCCGGGAAGCTGAAATAAAAGCCCTGTAA
- a CDS encoding CBS domain-containing protein, giving the protein MQEIPINTITSPNVILELIYRLKVKDVMTTDLVTATKETTLRQIQYIMREKQVTGLPIVVGKRLIGIVSMDDIIQALDKGYIEEKAQDHMTRNLIVLEDDMPISFAISYFDRFSYHRFPVLNKHKELVGMITSRDITSTLLVEINREIEELEKRTRTTSLSEEMSGEIHTYSIMKNDFENAGYASTEIKKRLKSAGIAPHIIRRAAIASYELEMNLVVHSDGGELIAEYSPQTMQITAKDSGPGISDVEAAMTPGWSTASEWIRSLGFGAGMGLPNVKSVADEFTIESNRSGTTVVCSIALHPKQEET; this is encoded by the coding sequence ATGCAAGAGATACCTATCAATACCATTACCTCACCGAATGTCATCCTTGAACTGATTTACCGACTGAAGGTGAAGGATGTCATGACCACAGACCTGGTTACCGCCACCAAGGAGACCACACTCAGACAGATCCAGTACATCATGCGCGAAAAGCAGGTTACCGGGCTTCCCATCGTGGTCGGCAAGCGCTTGATAGGGATTGTGAGCATGGATGACATCATCCAGGCCCTCGACAAAGGGTATATCGAAGAAAAAGCGCAGGATCATATGACGCGCAACCTCATCGTCCTCGAAGATGATATGCCGATCTCATTTGCAATCAGCTACTTCGACCGTTTCAGCTACCATCGGTTCCCGGTGCTCAACAAGCACAAGGAACTGGTCGGCATGATTACCAGCCGCGATATCACCAGCACGTTGCTGGTGGAAATCAACAGGGAGATCGAGGAGCTGGAGAAACGGACCCGCACCACCAGCCTCAGCGAGGAGATGAGCGGGGAGATTCACACCTACTCGATCATGAAGAATGACTTTGAGAATGCAGGCTACGCCAGCACTGAAATCAAGAAACGGCTTAAGAGTGCAGGGATTGCACCGCACATCATACGCAGGGCGGCGATAGCAAGCTATGAATTGGAGATGAACCTGGTGGTGCACTCCGACGGAGGCGAATTGATCGCCGAATACTCCCCGCAAACGATGCAGATAACGGCAAAAGACAGCGGACCGGGCATCAGCGATGTCGAAGCGGCAATGACACCGGGATGGTCGACTGCCAGCGAGTGGATCCGCTCCCTCGGATTCGGTGCCGGCATGGGTCTTCCCAACGTCAAGTCGGTTGCCGATGAATTTACCATTGAAAGCAATAGAAGCGGAACCACCGTGGTTTGCAGCATTGCATTACACCCGAAACAAGAGGAGACATAG
- a CDS encoding iron-sulfur binding hydrogenase translates to MVVQDLAQLEGFTEHCMGDGSLTIQDAYTGDLLSDVMGNAPAESVLITIQAHKNTVAVASLAGIRALVICNNRSIPSDMLQAAKDEGIAIFTTAVTQFEASCRIAAALGRINAGKA, encoded by the coding sequence ATGGTTGTTCAGGATTTGGCTCAATTGGAAGGATTTACCGAGCACTGCATGGGAGATGGTTCGCTGACGATCCAGGACGCCTATACCGGCGACCTGCTCAGTGATGTGATGGGGAACGCCCCTGCAGAGAGTGTCCTGATAACCATCCAGGCTCATAAGAATACGGTGGCGGTAGCCTCGCTTGCCGGTATCCGTGCGTTGGTTATTTGCAACAACCGCAGTATTCCTTCTGATATGCTTCAAGCGGCAAAAGATGAGGGAATCGCTATTTTCACCACAGCGGTGACTCAATTCGAGGCAAGCTGCCGTATTGCAGCAGCCTTGGGAAGGATCAATGCAGGTAAAGCTTGA
- a CDS encoding MATE family efflux transporter, producing MLSQYKTMNRQIRAMSLPTMYGMLFTALYDMVDMFWIGMLDKEAVAAITIYLTLFLALEILNEVVGTSSVSLLSRSWGSGDIDLTRTIGEQTFVFKALLGSLGAIVLILVLPHFYRLYTDDAKVLSHGLQYGYLRSVFVPVFFSSYTVNTILRSTGDAKTPMRLLLASAVLNMVLDPIFMFSTIPATSLKGLGWGMFGAAVATCISYSFAFIAGFWYLQSGKAPLTIRVKGLLHLDWTIDKKLLTIGLPSGINMLLRSLITIIFLKLVALYGTVAIAALGIANRIYQFCGMPSNGLSMGSGILVGQRLGAKQFKEAHDVTLLSSVNGLIFSLPFILLLLLAPNQLLSLFLGGSSVSSEAASLLRIYGLCLIFMSISGGLGSAFFGSGHTRPILYTSLISGWLVQLPYALLVVLVLKLPLPWLWAAYLTGDFLECLLRYRYFLLGGWKQER from the coding sequence ATGCTTAGCCAATATAAAACCATGAACAGGCAGATTCGTGCCATGAGTCTGCCGACTATGTATGGAATGCTGTTCACTGCGCTGTACGACATGGTCGACATGTTTTGGATAGGCATGTTGGACAAGGAAGCGGTTGCCGCAATCACCATCTATTTGACCCTCTTTCTGGCATTGGAAATTCTCAATGAGGTGGTCGGTACGAGCAGCGTCTCCTTGCTCAGCAGAAGCTGGGGCTCGGGTGACATCGATCTGACAAGGACAATCGGAGAGCAGACTTTTGTCTTCAAGGCTTTGCTGGGAAGCCTGGGCGCCATTGTGCTCATTCTGGTCCTTCCTCATTTCTATCGTCTTTACACCGATGATGCAAAAGTGCTCTCCCACGGCCTGCAGTATGGCTATCTGCGTTCGGTGTTCGTTCCGGTATTTTTCTCCTCCTACACCGTCAATACCATCCTCAGAAGCACTGGGGATGCAAAGACTCCCATGAGGCTTCTGTTGGCCTCTGCCGTACTGAACATGGTCCTTGATCCAATTTTCATGTTCAGCACCATCCCTGCAACCTCATTGAAAGGATTGGGATGGGGAATGTTCGGAGCAGCGGTCGCCACCTGCATCTCCTATAGCTTTGCCTTCATTGCAGGATTCTGGTATCTGCAAAGCGGCAAGGCCCCCCTGACCATAAGAGTCAAAGGACTTTTACACCTCGATTGGACCATAGATAAAAAATTGCTTACCATCGGCCTGCCCAGCGGAATCAACATGCTGCTCAGGTCCTTGATTACCATCATCTTTCTCAAGCTCGTCGCCCTGTATGGTACGGTTGCCATTGCCGCCCTGGGAATTGCAAACCGGATATACCAGTTTTGCGGCATGCCCTCCAACGGCCTGAGCATGGGCTCGGGTATCCTGGTCGGTCAACGCCTGGGTGCAAAACAGTTCAAGGAGGCACACGATGTCACCTTGCTGTCCTCTGTCAACGGCCTGATCTTTTCTCTTCCCTTCATTCTGTTGCTCCTCCTCGCTCCAAACCAGTTGCTCAGTCTTTTTCTTGGTGGTTCATCGGTCTCCTCCGAGGCTGCTTCCCTGTTGCGTATCTATGGATTGTGCCTGATCTTCATGTCCATCTCAGGCGGCTTGGGTTCGGCCTTCTTCGGATCGGGCCACACCCGTCCCATTCTCTATACCTCGCTGATCAGCGGCTGGTTGGTCCAACTTCCCTATGCACTACTGGTCGTTCTGGTCCTCAAGTTGCCGCTTCCCTGGCTGTGGGCGGCGTACCTTACGGGAGACTTCCTGGAGTGCCTGCTGCGGTATCGGTATTTCCTATTAGGCGGTTGGAAGCAAGAGCGTTGA
- the purU gene encoding formyltetrahydrofolate deformylase: MKDNQKKIIFLIQCEDRKGILSATSTWFFQRSYNIVHCQQHTDNIEGRYFMRIELDMLDLKTTRKELEEDFGLFAKEYNLTWECHYSDYNARVAIMVSKTSHCLYDLIARKNEGDLKCDISLIISNHPDLEIIANQFRIPFYYLPVTAETKAEQEAKVMTLLRRFDIDLVVLARYMQILSSDFTSQWHGKIINIHHGFLPAFQGANPYRQAYERGVKMIGATAHYASEELDQGPIIDQDVVRVNHELSPNGLRDVGKDVERRVLAKAVQAHLESRIIMYKNRTIVFDVER; encoded by the coding sequence ATGAAAGACAACCAGAAGAAGATAATCTTCCTCATCCAGTGTGAGGATCGAAAAGGCATACTCAGCGCCACCTCCACATGGTTTTTCCAGCGGAGCTACAATATCGTCCACTGCCAGCAGCACACCGACAACATCGAAGGACGTTACTTCATGCGCATCGAGCTTGACATGCTCGACCTCAAGACAACCCGCAAGGAGCTTGAAGAGGACTTTGGTCTCTTCGCCAAGGAGTACAACCTGACGTGGGAGTGCCACTACAGTGATTACAACGCGCGGGTGGCCATCATGGTAAGCAAAACCAGCCACTGTCTCTACGACTTGATCGCCCGCAAGAATGAAGGCGACTTGAAGTGCGACATCTCCCTGATCATCAGTAATCACCCTGACTTGGAAATTATTGCAAACCAATTCCGCATTCCATTTTATTACCTGCCGGTCACAGCCGAAACCAAGGCAGAACAGGAGGCCAAGGTAATGACATTGCTGAGGCGCTTTGATATCGACTTGGTGGTCCTGGCGCGCTACATGCAGATTCTCAGCAGCGATTTCACCAGCCAATGGCATGGGAAAATCATCAACATCCACCATGGCTTCCTCCCTGCCTTCCAAGGGGCCAACCCGTATCGGCAGGCATATGAACGTGGGGTTAAAATGATCGGAGCGACAGCCCACTATGCCAGCGAGGAACTCGACCAGGGCCCGATCATCGACCAGGATGTGGTACGGGTGAACCACGAACTCAGTCCCAACGGGCTGAGGGACGTGGGAAAGGATGTCGAGCGCAGGGTGTTGGCCAAGGCTGTGCAGGCCCACCTTGAGAGCAGGATCATCATGTACAAGAACCGCACCATTGTGTTCGATGTGGAGAGATAG